A genomic segment from Pseudomonas sessilinigenes encodes:
- a CDS encoding aspartate aminotransferase family protein produces the protein MTHKNPQTREWQTLSSDHHLAPFSDFNQLKEKGPRIITHAKGVYLWDSEGNQILDGMAGLWCVAVGYGRDELAEVASKQMRELPYYNLFFQTAHPPALELAKAIIDVAPKGMSHVFFTGSGSEGNDTVLRMVRHYWALKGKPQKQTIIGRINGYHGSTVAGASLGGMSGMHEQGGLPIPGIVHIPQPYWFGEGGDMTPDEFGVWAAEQLEKKILEVGEDNVAAFIAEPIQGAGGVIIPPETYWPKIKEILAKYEILFVADEVICGFGRTGQWFGADYYDLAPDLMTIAKGLTSGYIPMGGVIVRDTVAKVLSEGGDFNHGFTYSGHPVAAAVGLENIRILREEKIVEKVHSQTAPYLQKRLRELGDHPLVGEVRGLGMLGAIELVKDKATRARYEGRGVGMICRQFCFDNGLIMRAVGDTMIIAPSLVISEAEIDELVAKARKCLDLTLSVLQG, from the coding sequence ATGACTCATAAAAACCCGCAAACCCGCGAGTGGCAAACCCTCAGCAGTGATCACCACCTGGCACCCTTCAGCGACTTCAATCAACTGAAGGAGAAGGGGCCGCGAATCATCACCCATGCCAAGGGCGTGTACCTGTGGGACAGTGAAGGCAACCAGATTCTCGACGGCATGGCCGGGCTGTGGTGCGTGGCCGTCGGCTACGGTCGTGACGAACTGGCCGAGGTGGCCAGCAAGCAGATGCGCGAACTGCCGTACTACAACCTGTTCTTCCAGACTGCCCACCCACCGGCGCTGGAGCTGGCCAAGGCGATCATCGACGTGGCCCCCAAGGGCATGAGCCATGTGTTCTTCACCGGCTCCGGCTCCGAGGGCAACGACACCGTGCTGCGCATGGTGCGCCATTACTGGGCGCTCAAGGGCAAGCCGCAGAAGCAGACCATCATCGGCCGCATCAACGGCTACCACGGTTCCACGGTAGCTGGCGCCAGCCTGGGCGGCATGAGCGGCATGCACGAGCAGGGCGGCCTGCCGATTCCCGGCATCGTGCATATCCCGCAGCCATATTGGTTCGGCGAAGGCGGCGACATGACGCCGGATGAGTTCGGCGTGTGGGCTGCCGAGCAACTGGAGAAGAAAATCCTCGAAGTCGGCGAAGACAACGTTGCCGCCTTCATTGCCGAGCCGATCCAGGGCGCTGGCGGTGTGATCATCCCGCCGGAAACCTACTGGCCGAAGATCAAGGAAATCCTCGCCAAGTACGAGATCCTGTTCGTCGCCGACGAAGTGATCTGCGGCTTCGGTCGCACCGGCCAATGGTTCGGCGCCGACTACTATGACCTGGCGCCTGACCTCATGACCATCGCCAAGGGCCTGACCTCCGGTTACATCCCCATGGGTGGTGTGATCGTACGTGACACCGTGGCCAAGGTGCTCAGCGAGGGCGGTGACTTCAACCACGGCTTCACCTATTCCGGCCACCCGGTGGCAGCAGCGGTGGGCCTGGAAAACATCCGCATCCTGCGCGAAGAAAAAATCGTCGAGAAGGTACATAGCCAGACGGCACCGTATTTGCAGAAGCGTCTGCGTGAGCTCGGCGACCACCCGCTGGTGGGCGAAGTTCGTGGCCTGGGGATGTTGGGGGCGATCGAACTGGTCAAGGACAAGGCCACCCGGGCGCGCTACGAGGGCCGGGGCGTGGGCATGATTTGCCGGCAGTTCTGCTTCGACAACGGCCTGATCATGCGCGCCGTGGGCGACACCATGATCATTGCCCCGTCGCTGGTGATCAGCGAGGCGGAAATCGACGAGTTGGTGGCCAAGGCGCGTAAGTGCCTGGACCTGACCTTGAGTGTCCTGCAGGGCTGA
- a CDS encoding polyamine ABC transporter substrate-binding protein, with translation MKALGKKLAGKTLLAMSLMGVMAAAAQADDKVLHVYNWSDYIAPDTIKKFEAESGIKVVYDVFDSNETLEAKLLAGKSGYDVVVPSNNFLAKQIKAGVYQDLDKSKLPNWKNLNESLLKAVSVSDPGNKHAFPYMWGSIGIGFNAEKVKAALGADAPTNSWDLLFKPENAEKLKSCGISFLDSPTEMIPVALHYLGYPTDSQDKKQLDEAEKLFLKIRPSIGYFHSSKYISDLANGNICVAVGYSGDIYQAKARAAEAGDKVKVSYNIPKEGAGSFYDMVAIPKDAENVEGAYKFMTFLQKPEIMAEITNAVRFPNGNAAATPLVDKDITSDPGVYPPAEVQAKLYAIADLPAATQRILTRSWTKIKSGK, from the coding sequence ATGAAGGCATTAGGTAAGAAGTTAGCTGGCAAGACCCTCCTCGCCATGTCCCTGATGGGCGTGATGGCGGCGGCAGCACAGGCGGACGATAAAGTGCTGCACGTATACAACTGGTCCGACTACATTGCTCCAGACACCATCAAGAAGTTTGAAGCCGAGTCGGGTATCAAGGTTGTCTATGACGTTTTCGACAGCAATGAAACCCTGGAAGCCAAGTTGCTCGCCGGCAAGTCCGGTTACGACGTGGTAGTGCCTTCCAACAACTTCCTGGCCAAGCAGATCAAGGCCGGTGTCTACCAGGACCTGGACAAGTCCAAGTTGCCGAACTGGAAGAACCTCAACGAGTCGCTGCTCAAGGCGGTATCGGTGAGTGACCCGGGCAACAAGCATGCCTTCCCTTACATGTGGGGTTCGATCGGCATCGGCTTCAACGCCGAGAAGGTCAAGGCTGCGCTGGGTGCCGATGCTCCCACCAACTCCTGGGACCTGTTGTTCAAGCCGGAAAACGCCGAGAAGTTGAAGTCCTGCGGTATCAGCTTCCTCGATTCGCCGACCGAGATGATCCCGGTGGCGCTGCACTACCTGGGCTATCCGACCGACAGCCAGGACAAGAAGCAACTGGACGAGGCTGAGAAGCTGTTCCTCAAGATCCGTCCTTCGATCGGCTACTTCCACTCCTCCAAATACATCTCGGACCTGGCCAATGGCAATATCTGCGTAGCCGTGGGTTACTCGGGTGACATCTACCAGGCCAAGGCCCGCGCTGCGGAAGCCGGTGACAAGGTCAAGGTCAGCTATAACATTCCCAAGGAAGGTGCTGGCAGCTTCTACGACATGGTGGCCATTCCCAAGGACGCAGAGAACGTCGAGGGTGCCTACAAGTTCATGACGTTCCTGCAGAAGCCGGAAATCATGGCCGAGATCACCAACGCCGTGCGCTTCCCCAACGGTAACGCGGCTGCAACCCCACTGGTCGATAAAGACATCACCAGCGATCCAGGCGTTTACCCACCGGC